Below is a genomic region from Mesorhizobium sp. NZP2298.
TTCGGCCGATGTGGTGCCAGATAGCCATGTGTTCGTGATGGACACGATCCCGCACTGCGATCTTCTGGTCTTCGATGCCTCCTACGGCGCCGATCCAGTATCAGGGACGGCGCGTGCGCGGGAAATTTCCGAATGGGTGGCAAGGCATCCGCAGGGGTGCCTCCTGCCGACGCCTTTGTCGGGCCGGTCGCTGGAATTGATCGCGGCTCTGCCGGGCCCGTTTGCCATCCATGCCGGCATGCGTTTCTCCCTGGAAGCACAGATTGGCGCCACGGCGGCCTTGTTGCCTGGGGTTTCCGAGCTTCTGCGTGTCCGCTTGGCGAGCGCTGTCGACTGGACCGATGCCGATCCGTTGCCGCCGCTGCCGTTGCTGGCCGATGACGGCATGGGCGAGGCCGGGCCGTCGTCGCGCCTGTTGCCGCGCGCCGATCAGGCTGGGTTCCCTGTACTGCTTACCGGGCATCTGCCGGCGGGTTCTCCGGGCGATCTCCTGTACAGGGCCGGTCGGGCGGACTGGGTGCGCATGCCGACCCATCCGACGCTGTCGGGCAATGTCGATATCTGGGAAAAGGCAGGGCGGCCTGAGGCGCTGGGACATTCCTGCGCCACGGATCTTCTCGCCGACCTCAAGAGCCACATCCCGTCACTGCGCACGCAATGCCGCACAGGCCAGCGCATCATGGTGCCGCAAGGAAGCAAACAATGAGAATCCTGATCTGCAATGACGACGGCATCGAGGCGCCGGGCCTCGCCCGCCTCGCCAACGCCGCCGGCGGGTTAAGCGACGATGTGTGGGTGGTCGCGCCTGACGGCAAGCGCACCGCCGCCGGCTCGTCGCTGACCATTGCGAGGCCGTTGACGATGCGGCGCGTCAAGCCGAACTGGTACTCTTGCTCGGGCACCCCGGCCGATTGCGTGGTCAGCGCGATGACATGGCTGTTCGCCGAGACAAAGAAGCCGGATTTGGTGCTGGCGGGCGTCAATGACGGCCGCAACGTCGCCGAGGACCTCGCCTATTCCGGCACGCTCGGCATTGCCCGGGAGGCAACTTTCTGGGGCGTGCCGGCGATCGGCTTCTCGCGGGTGAAAAATCCTGATTTCAGCGACGGCGACGACCCATGGCTTGGCGCGCTGATCGCCTCGCTGTGGCAGTCGCGCTCCGGCTGGTCGACAGAGGGGCATTGGCTGAGCGTCAACCTGCCGACCGCGCTGCCGGCTGCGATCCGCCAGCCGCGCATCGGCCGTGACAAGATCGGGCGCACGGCACAAATCGCCGAAAGCGATGGCGATCGCACCATCATCACCGTGCCGCGCGGGCGCGCGCATGCGAGTGAGTCGGGCGACGAGAACGCTGCAATCGATGCCGGTTTCGTCAGCATCAACCGGCTGAACTGGTTTGGCGAAACGCGGCTGGACGAGAAGCTTCTGGCCGGGATTCAGCGCAACGGCGACGCCAGCTGATTTCAGGTCTGGATCGTCGAGCTGCGCGAGTGACGCTAGCGTTTTGGAGACGCGGCCCGCGAGACCGCAGATCACCAAGCTGTCAGCGGTCAAATTGCGTCAATCCAATGCTTATGCTTGAAGCTGCCGTTATTTCATTCCACATCGGGCGCAATGAATGGCAAGATACGAGAGTGGTTTCGCAATTGGCGATGGGCCTTGGCCGCATCGCTGATCCTGCATGCCATGATCGCGGCGTTCTTGTTCTTTGGCGTGCCGAGGTCCGAGCAGCAACCGGCTCAGCAGGAACAGCCCGTCAATGTCGCGATCGTGCCGCCGCCCGAGAAGCCTAAGCCGAAACCTGCTCCAAAGCCACCGGAGCCTAAGCCTGAAAAGAAGGCTGAAAAGCCACCTGAACAAAAGCCGCCTCCGGAACCGCCGAAACCGCCAGACGAACAGGTTCTGAAGCGCGTTTTTCAGTACGGCCAGAAAGATACTGGGCCGGAGAAATCGCTCGACGGAAGCAGCGCTAAACCCAGCACGCCGTCGCCGGCCAAGGATGAGGCGGCGAAGCCGCCTATAACACCGACGCCTGCGCCGGCCCAGCCCGCCCCGGCTGCAACGCCTCAGCAGAAGGCAGAGCCCAGCAAACC
It encodes:
- a CDS encoding MBL fold metallo-hydrolase, with product MMLDLLGGFGEKGRTSLAVNNGDDRILLDVGIKVGASGAEYYPALNGSVGDIDALFVSHAHEDHVGALSWLLSRGYTGPIFMTTETRDEAPATLAAYAEPEDFRRFPFPHDRVEIFEPGDTLKSGNLTVRTGRSGHVVGGVWFAVDNGKSRVAYSADVVPDSHVFVMDTIPHCDLLVFDASYGADPVSGTARAREISEWVARHPQGCLLPTPLSGRSLELIAALPGPFAIHAGMRFSLEAQIGATAALLPGVSELLRVRLASAVDWTDADPLPPLPLLADDGMGEAGPSSRLLPRADQAGFPVLLTGHLPAGSPGDLLYRAGRADWVRMPTHPTLSGNVDIWEKAGRPEALGHSCATDLLADLKSHIPSLRTQCRTGQRIMVPQGSKQ
- a CDS encoding 5'/3'-nucleotidase SurE gives rise to the protein MRILICNDDGIEAPGLARLANAAGGLSDDVWVVAPDGKRTAAGSSLTIARPLTMRRVKPNWYSCSGTPADCVVSAMTWLFAETKKPDLVLAGVNDGRNVAEDLAYSGTLGIAREATFWGVPAIGFSRVKNPDFSDGDDPWLGALIASLWQSRSGWSTEGHWLSVNLPTALPAAIRQPRIGRDKIGRTAQIAESDGDRTIITVPRGRAHASESGDENAAIDAGFVSINRLNWFGETRLDEKLLAGIQRNGDAS